A stretch of Macrobrachium rosenbergii isolate ZJJX-2024 chromosome 12, ASM4041242v1, whole genome shotgun sequence DNA encodes these proteins:
- the spn-A gene encoding DNA repair protein RAD51 homolog 1 codes for MSMMEEQASTSAADESMDGVGGPLLIRILEQNGISAADVKKLEEAGYYTVESVAFAPKKALLNIKGISEAKADKIAGEACKLVPMGFTTASEFHQKRSDLVQLTTGSKELDKLLGGGIETGSITEIFGEFRTGKTQLCHTLAVTCQLPLEMGGGEGKCVYIDTEGTFRPERLLAVAERYNLDGAQVLDNVACARAYNTEHQTKLLIHCAAMMAESRYALCIVDSAMALYRTDYAGRGELSARQMHLARFLRMLLRLADEYGVAVVITNQVVAQVDGAAMFTADPKKPVGGNIMAHSSTTRLYLRKGRGETRICKIYDSPNLPEAEAMFGIYADGIGDAKD; via the exons ATGTCGATGATGGAAGAGCAAGCAAGTACTTCTGCAGCAGATGAGAGCATGGATGGTGTTGGTGGTCCATTGTTGATAAGGATTTTAGAG CAAAATGGCATTTCTGCAGCTGACGTCAAGAAACTGGAAGAGGCTGGTTATTACACAGTTGAGTCTGTAGCCTTTGCTCCCAAGAAGGCTTTGCTCAACATTAAAGGCATTAGTGAAGCTAAAGCAGACAAAATAGCAGGAGAAGCTTGCAAGTTGGTCCCAATGGGCTTCACCACTGCAAGTGAATTTCACCAGAAAAGATCAGATCTAGTTCAG CTAACAACAGGATCAAAGGAACTTGATAAGTTACTGGGAGGTGGAATTGAAACTGGTTCGATCACTGAAATCTTTGGCGAATTCCGCACTGGGAAAACACAGTTATGTCACACGCTAGCTGTAACTTGCCAG CTTCCCCTGGAAATGGGTGGTGGTGAgggcaagtgtgtatacattgaTACTGAAGGAACTTTTCGACCAGAGCGTCTTCTTGCAGTTGCTGAAAGATACAACCTTGATGGGGCCCAAGTGCTTGACAATGTAGCTTGCGCCAGAGCTTACAACACAGAGCACCAGACAAAGTTGTTGATACACTGTGCAGCAATGATGGCTGAATCTAG ATATGCGTTGTGTATTGTTGATAGTGCCATGGCTCTGTATCGAACAGACTATGCCGGCAGAGGAGAACTGTCAGCAAGACAGATGCACCTAGCAAGATTTCTGAGGATGCTGTTGAGATTAGCAGATGAG tatgGTGTAGCTGTTGTGATAACAAATCAAGTGGTGGCACAGGTAGATGGAGCAGCCATGTTTACGGCTGATCCCAAAAAACCAGTTGGCGGCAACATTATGGCTCATTCATCCACAACCAG ACTATACCTTCGTAAAGGCAGAGGTGAAACAAGAATATGTAAGATATATGACTCTCCAAATCTTCCAGAAGCTGAAGCAATGTTTGGTATATATGCAGATGGTATTGGGGATGCTAAGGATTGA